In Bufo gargarizans isolate SCDJY-AF-19 unplaced genomic scaffold, ASM1485885v1 fragScaff_scaffold_65_pilon, whole genome shotgun sequence, a single window of DNA contains:
- the LOC122922711 gene encoding activin receptor type-1-like, with the protein MVGGGVIIQILIMVTFSSSSMEDEEVKGNSVQYKCVCEGISCGSRDRCYGQQCFASLSMNDGLLVSQKGCFQVYEQSIMTCKTPPSADQAVDCCQGDLCNMNITAHLQSKSGTVETLNSRVETLAIFILAPVVVLIVLSVVALLVFRKIQQRHMERLSTRDAEYRTVDGLIASNVGDSTLADLLDHTCTSGSGSGLPFLVHRTVARQITLAECVGKGRYGEVWHGHWQGESVAVKIFSSRDEKSWCRETELYNTVLLRHENILGFIASDMTSRNSSTQLWLITHYHELGSLYDYLHITTLDTVTCLRIVLSIASGLAHLHVEIFGTQGKPAIAHRDLKSKNILVKKNGQCCIADLGLAMIHSQSTNQLDVGSNPYVGTKRYMAPEVLDETIQVDFFDSYKRVDIWAFGLVLWEVARRMVSNGIVADYKPPFHDVVPNDPSFEDMKKVVCVDQQRPNIPNRWFSDPTLTSLVKLMKECWYHNPSARLPALRIKKTLTKIDNSLDKLKSDC; encoded by the coding sequence ATGGTGGGTGGTGGTGTAATTATTCAAATACTCATAATGGTCACTTTTTCATCTTCTAGCATGGAAGACGAGGAGGTTAAAGGGAATTCCGTCCAATATAAATGTGTGTGCGAGGGGATTTCCTGCGGCAGCAGAGACCGCTGTTACGGACAGCAATGCTTTGCTTCCCTCAGTATGAACGATGGTCTCTTGGTTTCTCAGAAAGGCTGCTTCCAAGTCTACGAGCAAAGCATAATGACCTGCAAGACCCCTCCTTCTGCTGACCAGGCCGTGGACTGCTGTCAGGGCGACCTCTGCAACATGAACATTACAGCGCACTTACAAAGTAAGTCAGGCACCGTTGAGACGTTAAATTCCAGAGTGGAAACCCTGGCAATATTTATCCTGGCTCCAGTAGTCGTTCTAATAGTGCTTTCAGTTGTGGCCCTCCTGGTCTTCCGAAAAATTCAGCAACGACACATGGAGCGGTTGAGTACACGAGATGCGGAGTATCGGACTGTAGACGGGCTGATCGCTTCCAACGTGGGGGACAGCACCCTTGCGGATCTGCTGGATCACACGTGCACATCTGGCAGTGGGTCTGGGCTTCCCTTCCTGGTGCACAGAACAGTCGCCCGCCAGATCACCCTTGCAGAATGTGTTGGTAAGGGTCGGTACGGAGAAGTATGGCACGGCCACTGGCAAGGGGAAAGCGTCGCCGTAAAGATCTTTTCATCCCGAGATGAGAAGTCCTGGTGCAGAGAGACTGAATTATACAACACGGTGCTGTTAAGACATGAAAATATCCTAGGTTTCATTGCCTCCGATATGACTTCAAGAAACTCCAGCACACAGTTGTGGCTTATTACGCACTACCATGAATTGGGATCCCTCTACGATTACTTACATATAACCACATTAGACACGGTGACCTGTCTCAGAATTGTCCTTTCCATAGCCAGCGGACTAGCACATTTACATGTGGAGATTTTTGGTACACAGGGGAAACCTGCTATTGCTCATCGGGATTTAAAGAGCAAGAACATTCTAGTTAAGAAGAACGGACAGTGCTGCATTGCTGATCTAGGATTGGCCATGATTCACTCACAATCAACCAATCAGCTCGATGTTGGGAGTAACCCCTATGTAGGAACCAAGAGGTACATGGCTCCCGAGGTCCTCGATGAGACGATCCAAGTGGATTTTTTTGACTCTTACAAAAGAGTTGATATTTGGGCTTTTGGCCTGGTCCTCTGGGAGGTCGCCAGACGCATGGTTAGCAACGGTATTGTTGCAGATTACAAACCTCCCTTTCATGACGTTGTTCCTAATGATCCTAGTTTTGAAGATATGAAGAAAGTTGTCTGTGTGGATCAACAAAGACCAAACATTCCTAATAGATGGTTTTCAGACCCAACGCTAACATCCCTGGTTAAATTGATGAAGGAATGCTGGTATCACAACCCATCGGCAAGACTCCCAGCCTTGCGCATCAAAAAGACTTTAACCAAAATTGACAATTCCTTAGATAAACTGAAATCGGACTGCTGA